From Nakamurella flava, the proteins below share one genomic window:
- the dusB gene encoding tRNA dihydrouridine synthase DusB yields the protein MSVSTTLPDPVLSPGPTTQPAPHRPLTVGPYEVWPPVVLAPMAGITNASFRKLCREFGAGLYVCEMITTRALVARDRKTFEMIRFDEAEHPRSLQLYGVDPTVVGDAVRMIVDENLADHIDLNFGCPVPKVTRKGGGSALPYKRKLFEAIVRSAVNAAQPAGIPVTVKMRVGIDPEHITFLDAGRIAEDSGVAAVALHARTAIQHYSGTADWDRIGELKQAVTSVPVLGNGDIFAAQDALDMMAATGCDGVVVGRGCQGRPWLFAELAAAFDGLPAPTPPTLGEAAAILRRHAVLLMAEMGADRGLRDLRKHIAWYLKGFAVGSDIRRELGMVATLDQLDGLLARLDADQPFPDAAEGPRGRQGSPQRTVHLPYGWLDDPDADVVPDQEAESDTSGG from the coding sequence ATGAGTGTGAGCACCACCCTGCCGGACCCCGTCCTGTCGCCGGGCCCGACCACCCAGCCCGCGCCACACCGTCCCCTCACGGTGGGGCCGTACGAAGTGTGGCCGCCGGTGGTGCTGGCCCCGATGGCCGGCATCACCAACGCCTCGTTCCGCAAGCTGTGCCGCGAGTTCGGGGCCGGGCTTTACGTCTGCGAGATGATCACCACCCGCGCCCTGGTTGCCCGGGACCGCAAGACGTTCGAGATGATCCGGTTCGACGAGGCCGAACATCCCCGCTCGCTGCAGCTGTACGGGGTGGACCCGACGGTGGTGGGTGACGCCGTCCGCATGATCGTCGACGAGAACCTCGCCGACCACATCGATCTCAACTTCGGTTGCCCGGTACCCAAGGTGACCCGCAAGGGCGGTGGCTCGGCGCTGCCGTACAAGCGCAAGCTGTTCGAGGCGATCGTGCGGTCCGCCGTCAACGCGGCGCAGCCGGCCGGCATCCCGGTGACGGTGAAGATGCGGGTGGGTATCGACCCGGAGCACATCACCTTCCTGGACGCCGGGCGGATCGCGGAGGACAGCGGCGTCGCCGCGGTCGCCCTGCACGCCCGCACCGCCATCCAGCACTACTCGGGCACGGCCGACTGGGACCGGATCGGCGAGCTGAAGCAGGCCGTCACCAGCGTGCCGGTGCTCGGCAACGGCGACATCTTCGCCGCGCAGGACGCTCTCGACATGATGGCGGCCACCGGTTGCGACGGGGTCGTCGTGGGCCGGGGCTGCCAGGGCCGGCCGTGGCTGTTCGCGGAGCTGGCGGCGGCCTTCGACGGGCTCCCGGCCCCGACGCCGCCCACCCTCGGGGAGGCGGCCGCGATCCTGCGCCGGCACGCCGTGCTGCTGATGGCGGAGATGGGCGCCGACCGTGGCCTGCGCGACCTCCGCAAGCACATTGCTTGGTACCTCAAGGGTTTCGCCGTCGGCTCGGACATCCGTCGGGAGCTCGGCATGGTCGCCACCCTGGATCAGCTGGACGGGCTGCTCGCCCGGCTGGACGCTGACCAGCCGTTCCCGGACGCCGCCGAGGGCCCCCGGGGTCGGCAGGGCTCTCCGCAGCGCACCGTGCACCTGCC